One Chitinivibrionales bacterium genomic window, GATAAGGCGGTGCAACGCCTTATGGTATTGTGAAAGTCTTGGATTCCCGCAATCGGCGGCGCTGACGCGGGTGAACGGCAGGTCGAAAAAGCGGGATACGGCGGCAAGCTCGTTGGCAACGGGGAGTTGCGACATTGTTTTTTTCCATGCTTGATTAGCTGGAATCTTCTTTGTAAACGCCGCAAGCAGCGCGAGCAGAAACGAATCGGTGTGCGGCATTCCCGTGGGGTTAAGGAGAATTCCCCTGGTCGCCATAAGAACATCGTTAGACCGCCCGAGGTAGGGGCCGGTGAAAAGCCGGTGCGGGCAGTAATCGTTGGCATACATGTTGTCCCACAACAGGATGTTGCCGTTGAACATCCGCGATACCCTGCTCAGGCTTTTCTTGTCGAGTTTTTCGGAGATGACCGCCGGCCCCGTCCACAGCACGTTGATGTCGGAAGGAATTGAACTTGCAAGGTCGTCACAGTACTTTGATTTGTCGATGCCGTCCCCCGCAAACTGATCGGTATAAATGGTGGGACAGAACCAAAGCGAAAGATGCCGCGAGTGTTTTCGCAGATCGCTTTGCAGACGCGAAAGAAGCTTTCCGTGCGCTTGCCCGAGCGATGAAAATGCCTTTACGGATTTTGCAGGAAGGGAATCGGGAATATCATCCATGAGAAGGGCGACGGTTGTTGCACCGCTCTCGATAAAAACGTAGAATTTCTCAAGCATCGTCGCATAATCGGCGGCGCTCATGTAATCGAACGATAGTCCCGGCGAAAGCGCGGGCACCACATTCAGATTTTTTTTTACCGCATGTTGCACGAAACGCCGGAAGGAGTCAATCCAGTGTTGCGGGTAGGGAATTTTCCATTGCCTGCGGTGCCAGGGATCTTCTTTGGGCGCGTAAAGATAGGTGTTGAGCGAAAGATGCGCAAGACAATCGCACAGGAAAAGACGCTCGTCCCAGGAGAGCATTTTTCCGTAGTAGCCTTCGATGTACCCGAAATGGCGGACCATAATTTACCTGGAGAACAGCATCTTGTGGCCCTGGGCAGGCATTAAAATGCGAAGGAAACGCCGAACCCGGCAAGGCCCAGACCGCCAAGAATGTAAGAAATCGTGGAACCCCAGCCGAAACCGATTATGTCATTGTCGAATTTGGTCCACTGCCCGCCCGGGTCATCATGATATTTTGCAACAAATGCGTCATGTGAAAGGTTCAGTTCCTTTTTCGCGTTGCTCCATGGTATAAGCATGATGCTGCCTGCCGCTATGCCCACGATGCCGACGCCCAAGGACGTGTAGCGCACCACGAGCGTGTTGCCGCTTGCTTTGGCCTTTTTCGCCTCTGGCGTTTTATTTGCCGCAGTGGCAATTTCATTTGAGGTAGAAGTTTCAGGAGCGGTTGTGGTCGCGGTATACGAAAAGGGAATATTGTCCTGGACATATTGCATTTTATCGCCGATTTTACAGTGGAACTGGCCGTTTTGCTTGAAGACGCCGTTTTGGATGGACACATTGAGACTCTGGGACTGAATCCCGTATACCGCGTATCGCAGTGCGATATTTTCAAATTGCGCCCCTTTTGCTTCCTTGGAAACAAGGATTCCGTTCCAATCAAAGGGATTTGCCTGCTGGTCGCTTTTCGGGTTGTATTCGGCGTCATTGACAGAGGTGAAAACGACCGGATGATTCCGTGATCCGGAAACCTGCAGGGAACCCACGACGTTGAGCCCGGTGAACGCCTTGAACAGAAAGACGCATCCCTCTTTGATGGTGAGTTTTTTTCCGGCAGGCACCGCCCAATCCTGATCAACGATATACGGGTTGCCCGACGAATCG contains:
- a CDS encoding beta-N-acetylglucosaminidase domain-containing protein; translation: MVRHFGYIEGYYGKMLSWDERLFLCDCLAHLSLNTYLYAPKEDPWHRRQWKIPYPQHWIDSFRRFVQHAVKKNLNVVPALSPGLSFDYMSAADYATMLEKFYVFIESGATTVALLMDDIPDSLPAKSVKAFSSLGQAHGKLLSRLQSDLRKHSRHLSLWFCPTIYTDQFAGDGIDKSKYCDDLASSIPSDINVLWTGPAVISEKLDKKSLSRVSRMFNGNILLWDNMYANDYCPHRLFTGPYLGRSNDVLMATRGILLNPTGMPHTDSFLLALLAAFTKKIPANQAWKKTMSQLPVANELAAVSRFFDLPFTRVSAADCGNPRLSQYHKALHRLIWDWKSPLQREWYPFLYMLDTDLKLLQKKAGSPETEKWINKKYPPVLSRVLLSGSDAPAGAGV